Proteins from one Mastacembelus armatus chromosome 16, fMasArm1.2, whole genome shotgun sequence genomic window:
- the ube3d gene encoding E3 ubiquitin-protein ligase E3D yields the protein MADQGMPTAAHGSGVFLELRKRLRSGLLIVRKDVAKRPTDVVVKGGDSPLHIQTPIGELSLGLPAGVTLEEGSCIPTPAGESYIDELHYRLRINVMQIPDEEASDNIMETLRAKETYCFYCQGCMTRLLEDRVFKRVLPLPNGNWNAIVDDWCCHPDPFANKKLLPRADDCLLGDTFLLLARDVCCDQTLTEEVSPVDAEDSQDPKKPCRRLAVVSCKSCSSVLGEAVAPETLRLYITQVVVEPTVGDRTPEASLNRSLFLEKTVAARLLDLSNTLSTFHFSVQTPGGKVFLLLWLLNNDSITASVPVTCVGGERSVSSPAVPSPPLRAAKALKLLYVACSNTGPQQRDIVTRWEVNAIGHPVVLPLKVCEELLQVIDDSNSTLPASMRCMRSYEVAYLRL from the exons ATGGCAGACCAGGGGATGCCAACTGCAGCACATGGATCTGGAGTCTTTTTGGAGCTGAGAAAAAGGCTGCGGAGTGGACTGCTTATTGTCAG GAAAGATGTAGCGAAACGTCCTACAGATGTGGTTGTGAAAGGTGGAGATTCCCCTCTCCACATCCAGACTCCAATAGGGGAGCTGAGCCTGGGTTTGCCAGCAGGGGTCACCTTGGAAGAGGGATCCTGCATTCCAACACCCGCGGGAGAGTCCTATATAGACGAACTGCATTACAGACTGCGCATCAATGTTATGCAAATCCCAGATGAAG AAGCTTCTGACAACATAATGGAGACACTCCGGGCAAAAGAGACTTATTGCTTCTACTGCCAGGGCTGCATGACCAGGCTGCTGGAGGACAG AGTGTTTAAACGGGTTCTTCCTCTCCCTAATGGCAACTGGAACGCCATCGTGGATGACTGGTGTTGCCACCCAGATCCGTTCGCTAACAAGAAGTTGCTGCCCAGGGCAGATGACTGTTTGCTGGGCGACACCTTCCTCCTTTTAGCCAGAGATGTCTGCTGTGATCAGACTCTTACAGAGGAAGTGAGCCCTGTCGACGCAGAGGACAGTCAAGATCCAAAG AAACCCTGTCGGAGACTGGCAGTCGTCTCCTGTAAGAGCTGTTCGTCAGTGCTGGGAGAGGCTGTTGCACCAG AGACCCTGAGACTGTACATCACACAGGTAGTGGTGGAGCCCACAGTGGGAGACAGAACGCCAGAAGCCTCACTTAACAG ATCTCTGTTCCTGGAGAAGACTGTAGCAGCCAGGCTGCTGGACCTGTCCAACACACTGAGCACCTTCCACTTCTCTGTCCAGACTCCTGGTGGAAAGGTTTTCTTATTG ctctggCTGCTGAACAATGACTCCATCACAGCATCAGTCCCAGTGACGTGTGTCGGAGGCGAAAGATCTGTTAGCTCCCCTGCAGTTCCCAGTCCACCACTCAGAGCTGCAAAGGCCCTGAAACTCCTCTACGTTGCCTGCTCTAACACAGGACCCCAACAGAGAGA cattGTAACTCGATGGGAGGTCAATGCCATAGGACATCCTGTGGTGCTGCCGCTGAAAGtgtgtgaggagctgctccAAGTGATAGACGACAGCAACTCCACACTTCCTGCATCGATGCGTTGCATGAGATCCTATGAG
- the dop1a gene encoding protein dopey-1, whose amino-acid sequence MNAEEVELLSDSKYRNYVAAVDKALKNFEYSSEWADLISALGKLNKVLQNNAKYQVVPKKLTIGKRLAQCLHPALPSGVHRKALETYEIIFKIIGPKRLAKDLFLYSSGLFPLLSNAAMSVKPVLLGLYETYYLPLGKTLKPGLQGLLTGVLPGLEEGSEYYERTNTLLEKVAAAVEQSAFYCALWGSILTSPAVRLPGVTFVLLHLNRKLSMEDQLYVMGSDIELMVEAVSTSVQDSSVLVQRSTLDLILFCFPFHMSQATRPDMIRILSAALHVVLRRDMSLNRRLYAWLLGFDNNGAITGPRSTRQSNPEEHATHYFNTFSKDMLVQAMVGILQGKARGGEEESILMHDLKPFRILVSLLDKPELGPAILEDVLIEVFRTLHTQCRTELDLQNQSPFSKDHTHLSSKLRENKKTAELIKTANLLFNSFEPYYMWDYIARWFEECCRWTVNSSRCAQQQCGSLDALELSLVEFCQLVDFLLDIVSLETYIEIQTEHLPQLLLRMVAALTCHLQALGLGELTHCLRLCSKILSKVQPPLVSPLALPSGPQAQGLSNSTGNPSKSTRDKGRDKEEKWVLPVAVELPGCGEVFEDGENPPSSCSSESGFTDFVQYQEDGPVEAGRSPHPHPAVKTGRRSSGPSQTKTLDKPVMQCCLEHFQQFLSRLITLYITPGRADRAEGERNEVLQSGPLVSEGSQHSDHIEPYSDPGLIQKECVSAFTAACQLFLECSSFPVYIAEGNLKSSPTQEEQFDSERVRLPVWLQTLMDACCLSSNFSLQGVAISLLMDLVGLTQSVAMVTAESVASGGSSESTQPMSPSQGRVAVVIRPPLTQGILKYIADKTDVFKSVALILWEQLSERTPQHHQRSVELFYQLHNLVPSSSICEDVISQQLMHRDKKIRLEAHVKFSVLWHLTRDLNITKSSPFSRTFDRSLFIMLDSLSYWDPCTSAVGRAWLNQVLQRHDIARVLEPLLLLLLHPKTHRVSIQRVQAQRHWACAFPDPPELEPSKPIYNRDSGFSDNFSQIQGNRVTQEDLRGLAVCDMEPFCLTVNPLSDSLSLLSLSSENLQLAGEYQPAQQGEPQSSESSGSHLSVVENGSFEEPEGVSSTAVGSDQHPGSSENMSEDSIEEIVSCIVKELIDRVLSFVDEGSLEVSSPPENWPQTDTDSTSSDTSTCPHLDSGDPPASDHHTLPEMLAGSTLEFLSVTQADMSTEEQHREGITRHSSSPSIVTLPDSSDPATPDHNLQVDDPQARKRSHSSTQLSLKGKIMERLADKSPGAKPKIKKAKRKEEERQRKAANQAEKLRPASIFFGDSLDLENWYSCGEGEVSEIESDTGSPTGGSGGTAGGVGVTGRRSSSAPPRFNIHPLYQHVLLYLQLYDSSRALHALSAIAAMLRAAPSGFVSAISTTSINNTYTPQLSLLQNLLARHRVSVMGKDFYCPIPQDSHSHSFRSAMYLEIIISLCLYFLRSYYSAHVAAGPQDLAGNRAMQLTSVEVLTLLFNELAKVRGGSAKGFASFISDVLSKCKVQKVVLHCLLSSIFSAQKWHEQRMAGINVATVEEGLSEDSVINLSEDQIDSCSAVQSQLLRLLQSLVVLEHRVLVPADEGGEGGPVGGGAGGGGTGSCAGAGFEILGGEVEHVNPQQPMTSLQYLHGQPITAQGMFLCAVIRALHQQHACKMHPQWIGLITATLPYMGRVLRRVVASVTLQLCRNLDNLLQQYRYETGITDTRPQWMALCIPPDLILTVLEGVTAIIHYCLLDPTSQYHQLQVSVDQKHLAEARSGILSILHTIMSSVTLLWSILHQADNSDKPAAASAASTSNINLGSTKNLRQQILELLGPISMNHGAHFMAAIAYVWNERKQVKTPVRNKVIPLASEEQLLLVELVRSVSAMRTETVMQTVKEVLKQPPAIAKDKKHLSLEVSMLQFFYAYVQRIPVSSLVDSWPSLLALLKESVQLGLPAPGQFLILGVLNEFILKNPNLESKKDQRELQDVTHKIVEAIGTIAGSSLEQTTWLRRNLEVKASPQIVVDGTSLESDVEDLMLTVMEASSFTPSVYSVHALTLLAEVLAHLLDMVFYSDEKERVIPLLVNIMHYVVPYLRNHSAHNAPSYRACIQLLSSLSGYQYTRRAWKKEAFDLFMDHTFFQMDSSCVSHWRAIIDHLMTHDKTTFRDLMTRVAVAQSSSLSLFTNRDAELEQRAMLLKRLAFTIYSSEVDQYQKYLPDIQERLVESLRLPQVPILHAQVFLFFRVLLLRMSPQHLTSLWPTMITELVQVFLLMEQELTADEDISRTSGPSVAGLETTYSGGNGFSTSYNSQRWLNLYLSACKLLDLALALPPESLPQFQMYRWAFIPEASDDSGLEVRRQGTHQREFKPYVVRLAKLLRKRAKKNPEEDSSTRTLSWQPGHLMLTLYVIRSLEQLLPFFNLLSQVFNSKASSRSGPAYSHNAADSSLSSHKEGHKLESQKVFWSRARQNIEEMVEKDFLEGLIKT is encoded by the exons ATGAATGCAGAGGAagtggagctgctcagtgaCTCTAAGTACAGGAACTATGTGGCAGCAGTGGACAAAGCCCTCAAGAACTTTGAGTACTCCAGTGAGTGGGCAGACCTCATCTCTGCACTGGGTAAACTTAACAAG GTTTTGCAGAACAATGCAAAATACCAAGTGGTTCCTAAGAAGCTGACAATAGGTAAAAGGCTGGCCCAATGTCTTCACCCTGCCCTGCCCAGCGGGGTCCACCGTAAGGCCTTGGAGACCTATGAGATCATTTTTAAGATCATTGGCCCCAAGAGGCTAGCAAAAGACCTCTTTCTTTATAG ctctgggCTCTTCCCCTTACTCTCCAATGCTGCCATGTCTGTGAAACCTGTGCTTCTGGGGCTCTATGAGACCTACTACCTGCCCCTGGGGAAGACTCTGAAACCAGGACTACAGGGGCTGCTGACTGGGGTACTGCCTGGTCTGGAGGAGGGCTCTGAGTATTATGAAAG aACCAACACCTTGTTGGAGAAGGTGGCTGCAGCTGTGGAGCAGTCAGCCTTCTATTGTGCCTTGTGGGGCAGCATCCTGACCAGCCCTGCTGTGCGTCTCCCTGGGGTGACCTTTGTTTTGCTGCACCTCAACCGCAAGCTCTCTATGGAAGACCAGCTTTATGTCATGGGCAGCGATATCGAGCTCATG GTAGAGGCGGTCAGCACCTCAGTCCAGGACTCCAGTGTGTTGGTGCAGAGGAGTACGTTGGACCTGATCCTCTTCTGCTTTCCTTTTCACATGAGCCAG gCTACTCGCCCTGATATGATTCGGATCCTGTCAGCAGCGCTGCATGTGGTTTTGCGAAGAGACATGTCCCTCAACCGCAGACTCTACGCCTGGCTGCTGG GCTTTGACAACAATGGGGCAATAACAGGCCCCCGCAGTACTCGACAAAGCAACCCAGAGGAGCACGCTACCCACTACTTCAACACCTTCTCTAAGGACATGCTGGTCCAG GCAATGGTGGGGATCTTGCAGGGCAAGGCCCGAGGTGGGGAAGAGGAGAGCATCCTCATGCACGATCTCAAGCCATTTCGCATCCTCGTCAGTCTCCTGGACAAACCAGAGCTTG GGCCAGCCATTCTAGAGGATGTTTTGATTGAAGTATTTCGGACTCTTCACACGCAGTGCCGAACAGAGCTGGATCTACAAAACCAGAGTCCTTTCAGCAaagatcacacacacctcagcag TAAACTAagagaaaacaagaagacaGCAGAACTGATTAAAACCGCCAATCTCCTGTTCAACTCCTTTGAGCCGTATTATATGTGGGACTATATTGCACGCTGGTTTGAGGAGTGCTGCAG GTGGacagtgaacagcagcagatgtgCACAGCAGCAATGTGGGAGTTTAGATGCTTTGGAGCTCTCATTGGTGGAGTTCTGTCAGCTAGTCGATTTCCTGCTGGATATTGTTTCATTG GAGACGTACATAGAAATCCAAACGGAGCATCTCCCTCAGCTGCTTTTGCGAATGGTGGCAGCTCTGACCTGTCACTTGCAGGCCCTCGGCCTCGGGGAGCTCACCCACTGCCTTCGTCTCTGCTCCAAGATTCTCAGCAAAGTGCAGCCACCGCTGGTGTCTCCCCTGGCCTTGCCCTCGGGGCCTCAGGCTCAGGGCCTCTCCAACTCCACTGGCAACCCCTCAAAGTCCACAAGGGATAAGGGTAGAGATAAGGAGGAGAAATGG GTCCTTCCTGTTGCAGTGGAGCTCCCTGGCTGTGGAGAAGTATTTGAGGATGGAGAAAATCCTCCCAGCAGTTGCTCCTCAGAAAGTGGCTTCACAGACTTTGTTCAGTACCAGGAAGATGGCCCAGTTGAGGCAGGGCGATCCCCTCATCCCCACCCAGCTGTCAAAACAGGCCGTCGTTCCTCAGGACCATCTCAGACCAAAACTCTGGACAAACCAGTAATGCAGTGCTGCCTGGAGCACTTCCAGCAGTTTCTCTCCCGCCTCATTACCTTGTATATTACTCCTGGTCGGGCAGACAGAGCTGAGGGTGAAAGAAATGAGGTCCTTCAGTCTGGGCCTCTGGTTTCTGAGGGTTCCCAGCACAGTGATCATATCGAGCCATACTCCGATCCTGGGCTGATCCAGAAGGAGTGTGTTTCTGCCTTCACTGCCGCCTGCCAGCTCTTCCTAGAATGCTCCAGTTTTCCTGTTTATATTGCAGAGGGGAACCTCAAGTCCTCACCCACACAGGAAGAGCAGTTTG ACAGTGAGCGGGTTCGCTTGCCAGTATGGCTGCAGACCCTGATGGATGCATGCTGCCTGTCCAGTAACTTCAGCCTGCAGGGTGTGGCCATCTCCCTGCTTATGGATCTAGTGGGACTCACCCAGTCAGTTGCCATGGTGACTGCTGAAAGCGTGGCATCTGGTGGCAGCTCTGAGTCCACCCAGCCGATGAGTCCCAGCCAGGGTCGAGTAGCTGTCGTTATCAGGCCACCACTCACTCAGGGAATTCTGAAGTACATTGCTGATAAGACAGATGTCTTCAAG AGCGTGGCTTTAATCCTGTGGGAACAGTTAAGTGAAAGAACACCACAGCATCATCAGCGCAGCGTAGAACTCTTCTACCAGCTCCACAACCTGGTGCCTTCCTCCAGCATTTGTGAGGACGTCATCAGCCAGCAGCTCATGCACAGAGACAAG AAAATCCGACTGGAGGCTCATGTGAAGTTCTCTGTGTTGTGGCATTTAACACGAGATCTGAACATCACCAAGTCTTCTCCTTTTAGTCGCACATTTGACAG ATCTCTCTTCATCATGCTCGACAGTCTGAGCTATTGGGATCCATGTACTAGTGCAGTTGGTCGGGCCTGGCTGAATCAAGTCCTTCAAAGACATGACATCGCTCGAGTTCTAGAGCCTCTCCTCCTACTCCTTTTACACCCTAAAACACACAGAGTGTCCATTCAGAGGGTACAAGCTCAGCGCCACTGGGCCTGTGCCTTTCCAGACCCGCCTGAACTGGAACCATCAAAACCCATCTACAACAGGGACTCCGGCTTTTCAGACA ATTTTAGTCAAATCCAAGGAAACAGGGTGACACAAGAAGATCTCAGAGGTCTGGCAGTGTGTGACATGGAGCCATTCTGTTTGACAGTTAACCCATTAAGTGACAGCCTGTCCTTACTCAGTCTGAGCAGTGAGAATTTGCAGCTAGCTGGTGAATATCAGCCTGCCCAACAGGGGGAGCCCCAGAGCTCAGAGTCCAGTGGTTCTCATTTGTCTGTGGTGGAAAATGGCAGCTTTGAAGAACCAGAGGGTGTCAGCAGCACAGCAGTTGGTTCAGACCAACATCCTGGTTCCTCAGAGAACATGTCTGAGGACTCTATAGAAGAGATTGTGTCCTGTATTGTAAAAGAGCTAATAGACAGGGTTCTGAGTTTTGTAGATGAGGGATCTCTTGAAGTCTCATCTCCACCTGAAAACTGGCCACAGACTGATACAGACAGTACCTCCTCAGATACCTCCACTTGTCCCCATCTTGACTCTGGTGATCCTCCTGCTTCTGACCACCACACTCTGCCAGAGATGTTGGCTGGAAGCACACTGGAGTTCCTCTCTGTCACACAGGCTGATATGTCTACAGAGGAGCAGCACAGGGAGGGCATCACCCGTCATAGTTCATCTCCTTCTATTGTCACGTTGCCAGACAGTTCGGACCCAGCCACCCCTGACCACAACCTGCAGGTGGATGACCCGCAGGCCCGTAAACGTAGCCATAGCAGCACCCAGCTCAGCCTTAAGGGGAAGATCATGGAGAGGCTTGCAGACAAGTCTCCAGGGGCAAAGCCCAAGATTAAGAAGGccaagaggaaagaggaggagaggcagagaaaggcaGCGAATCAAGCTGAGAAACTGCGGCCTGCCAGTATTTTCTTTGGGGACAGCCTGGATCTAGAGAACTGGTATAGCTGTGGGGAAGGTGAGGTATCAGAGATTGAGAGTGACACTGGCTCACCCACTGGGGGCTCTGGCGGGACTGCAGGGGGTGTTGGTGTCACAGGACGCCGATCATCCTCTGCTCCACCTCGCTTTAACATCCATCCTCTCTATCAGCATGTCCTGCTCTACCTCCAGCTGTATGATTCCTCCCGGGCCCTCCATGCCCTGTCAGCCATTGCAGCCATGTTGAGAGCCGCTCCCTCAGGGTTTGTAAGCGCCATCTCCACCACCAGCATCAACAACACCTACACTCCACAGCTTTCTTTGCTCCAAAACCTCCTGGCCCGTCACAGGGTCTCAGTCATGGGCAAAGATTTCTACTGCCCCATCCCCCAGGATTCCCACTCCCACTCATTCCGCAGCGCCATGTATCTAGAGATCATCATCTCGCTCTGTCTCTACTTCCTGAGAAGCTATTACTCTGCCCATGTGGCAGCAGGCCCTCAGGATTTGGCAGGGAACCGGGCCATGCAGCTGACCAGTGTGGAGGTCCTAACTCTCCTCTTCAATGAATTAGCCAAAGTCAGAGGTGGCTCGGCTAAGGGCTTTGCTAGTTTCATCAGTGATGTCCTCTCTAAATGCAAAGTTCAGAAAGTGGTTCTCCATTGCCTGCTGTCCTCCATTTTCAGTGCTCAGAAGTGGCATGAGCAGCGAATGGCAGGGATCAATGTGGCCACTGTGGAAGAGGGTCTGTCAGAGGACAGTGTGATCAACCTGTCAGAAGACCAGATAGACAGCTGTAGTGCTGTCCAATCCCAGTTGCTAAGACTGCTGCAGAGCCTTGTTGTGCTTGAGCACAGAGTCCTGGTGCCAgctgatgaaggaggagaaggaggaccTGTGGGAGGAGGGGCAGGGGGTGGAGGTACAGGAAGTTGTGCTGGTGCAGGGTTTGAGATCCTCGGTGGAGAAGTGGAGCATGTTAACCCTCAGCAGCCAATGACATCACTGCAGTACCTCCATggacagccaatcacagcgcagGGTATGTTCCTGTGTGCAGTGATCAGGGCATTGCATCAGCAGCATGCATGTAAGATGCATCCCCAGTGGATAGGACTCATCACAGCCACTCTGCCATACATGGGGAGGGTACTGAGGAGAGTGGTGGCCTCGGTTACGTTGCAGCTGTGCAGGAACCTGGACAATCTTCTTCAGCAGTACCGTTATGAGACCGGGATAACTGACACCAG ACCCCAATGGATGGCTCTCTGCATCCCTCCTGACCTGATACTAACAGTGCTGGAGGGGGTGACAGCCATCATCCATTACTGTCTACTGGATCCCACTTCCCAATACCACCAG TTACAAGTTAGTGTTGACCAGAAGCACCTCGCTGAGGCTCGTTCAGGCATCCTGTCCATCCTTCACACCATTATGTCTTCTGTCACTCTCCTGTGGAGCATTCTACACCAAGCTGACAACTCTGACAAGccagctgctgcctctgctgccTCTACTTCCAACATCAACCTGGGCTCCACTAAG AATCTCCGTCAGCAAATCCTGGAGTTGTTGGGTCCAATCTCCATGAACCATGGTGCTCACTTCATGGCAGCAATTGCCTATGTTTGGAACGAAAGGAAACAGGTGAAGACTCCAGTCAGGAATAAG GTGATCCCTCTAGCTAGCGAAGAGCAGCTCCTGCTGGTTGAGCTGGTTCGATCAGTCAGTGCCATGCGCACCGAGACAGTTATGCAGACAGTTAAAGAGGTTCTGAAGCAGCCACCTGCCATTGCAAAGGACAAG AAACACCTGTCTCTGGAGGTCTCTATGCTGCAATTCTTTTATGCCTATGTCCAGAG GATCCCTGTGTCCAGTTTAGTGGACAGCTGGCCTTCTCTGCTAGCACTGCTGAAGGAGTCTGTACAGTTAGGCCTACCTGCCCCTGGACAGTTTCTTATACTAGG AGTTCTGAATGAGTTCATTTTGAAGAATCCCAATCTGGAGAGCAAGAAAGACCAACGGGAGTTGCAG GATGTGACACATAAAATTGTGGAGGCCATTGGGACAATTGCAGGTTCATCTCTGGAGCAAACCACATGGCTGAGGAGAAACCTGGAAGTGAAGGCTTCTCCTCAGATAGTTGTGGATGGAACCAGCCTGGAATCTGATGTAGAAG aTTTAATGCTCACGGTGATGGAGGCCTCCAGCTTCACTCCATCAGTATACAGTGTTCACGCCCTTACGCTGTTGGCCGAG GTGCTGGCTCATCTGTTGGACATGGTGTTCTACAGTGATGAGAAGGAGAGGGTGATCCCACTGCTGGTTAACATTATGCACTATGTAGTGCCTTACCTTCGCAATCACAG TGCTCACAATGCCCCTAGTTACCGGGCCTGTATCCAGCTCTTGAGCAGTTTGAGTGGGTACCAGTACACTCGCCGTGCCTGGAAGAAGGAGGCCTTCGACCTTTTCATGGACCACACTTTCTTCCAGATGGACTCCTCCTGCGTCAGTCA ctggaGAGCCATCATTGACCACCTGATGACTCATGACAAGACCACATTCAGAGACCTCATGA CCCGGGTGGCCGTAGCCCAGAGCAGCTCTCTGAGTCTGTTCACCAACAGAGATGCTGAGCTGGAGCAAAGGGCAATGCTGCTCAAACGCCTGGCCTTCACCATCTACAGCAGTGAAGTGGACCAGTACCAGAAATACCTTCCAGACATACAAG agcGTCTGGTAGAGAGCCTGAGGCTGCCTCAGGTACCCATCCTTCATGCTCAGGTGTTCCTGTTCTtcagagtgctgctgctgcgcATGTCACCTCAACACCTCACCTCACTGTGGCCCACCATGATCACTGAGCTG GTTCAGGTGTTTCTACTGATGGAGCAGGAGCTAACAGCAGATGAAGACATATCAAG GACATCAGGACCATCTGTGGCTGGGTTGGAGACCACCTATTCTGGAGGGAATGGCTTCTCCACCTCCTACAACAGCCAGCGCTGGCTCAACCTCTATCTGTCTGCCTGCAAGCTGCTGGACCTGGCCTTAGCCCTACCTCCTGAGAGCCTGCCTCAGTTCCAGAT GTACCGCTGGGCCTTCATCCCAGAGGCGTCAGATGATTCAGGTCTGGAAGTGAGACGTCAGGGGACTCATCAGAGGGAGTTTAAGCCCTACGTGGTTCGATTGGCCAAGCTGCTGAGGAAACGAGCCAAG AAAAACCCAGAGGAGGACTCCTCCACCCGAACCCTGTCCTGGCAGCCAGGTCACCTGATGCTGACCCTCTATGTGATCCGCAGCTTGGAGCAACTGCTTCCCTTCTTCAACCTGCTCAGCCAGGTGTTTAACAGCAAGGCCAGCAGCCGCTCAGGCCCCGCCTACTCTCACAACGCTGCAGACTCCTCCCTCTCCAGCCACAAGGAGGGCCACAAACTGGAGAGCCAGAAAGTGTTCTGGAGTCGCGCTCGACAGAACATCGAGGAGATGGTGGAAAAAGACTTTCTAGAGGGTCTTATCAAGACATGA